The Neomonachus schauinslandi chromosome 11, ASM220157v2, whole genome shotgun sequence genome contains a region encoding:
- the CREBZF gene encoding CREB/ATF bZIP transcription factor isoform X1, which yields MRHSLTKLLAASGSDSPTRSESPAPAATCLLSPDLTRAAAAAAAAAAAAAAEEEETAAAGSPGRKQPRGDEGELEAGRGGRGGVAVRAPSPEEMEEEAIASVPGEETEDMDFLSGLELADLLDPRQPDWHLEPGLSSPGPLSSSGGGSDSGGLWRGDDDDEAAAAEMQRFSDLLQRLLNGIGGCSSGSDSGSGEKRRRKSPGGGGGGSGNDNNQAATKSPRKAAAAAARLNRLKKKEYVMGLESRVRGLAAENQELRAENRELGKRVQALQEESRYLRAVLANETGLARLLSRLSGVGLRLTTSLFRDSPAGDHDYALPVGKQQQDLLEEDDSAGGVCLHVDKDKVSVEFCSACARKASSSLKIFFFR from the exons ATGAGGCATAGCCTGACGAAACTGCTGGCGGCCTCAGGCAGCGACTCCCCAACCCGCAGCGAGAGCCCGGCTCCAGCCGCGACCTGCTTGCTGTCCCCGGACCTGacccgggcggcggcggcggcggcggcggcggcggcagcggcggcggcagaagaggaagagacggCGGCGGCCGGATCTCCCGGCCGCAAACAGCCGCGCGGCGACGAGGGCGAGTTGGAGGCCGGGAGGGGGGGCCGCGGCGGCGTGGCCGTGCGCGCGCCCTCGCCcgaggagatggaggaggaggcgATCGCCAGCGTCCCCGGGGAGGAGACGGAGGACATGGACTTTCTGTCCGGGCTGGAACTGGCAGATCTGCTGGACCCCCGGCAACCGGACTGGCACCTGGAGCCCGGGCTCAGTTCGCCCGGGCCTCTCTCCTCGTCCGGCGGAGGCTCGGATAGCGGCGGCTTGTGGAGAGGGGACGACGACGACGAGGCCGCGGCTGCCGAGATGCAGCGCTTTTCTGACCTGCTGCAGAGGCTGTTAAACGGCATCGGAGGCTGCAGCAGCGGCAGTGACAGCGGCAGCGGCGAAAAGAGGCGGAGAAAGTCCccaggaggaggcggcggcggcagcggcaaCGACAACAACCAGGCGGCGACAAAGAGTCCCCGGAAGGCGGCAGCGGCTGCTGCCCGTCTTAATCGGCTGAAGAAGAAGGAGTACGTGATGGGGCTGGAAAGTCGAGTCCGGGGTCTGGCAGCCGAGAACCAGGAGCTGCGGGCCGAGAATCGGGAGCTGGGCAAGCGCGTGCAGGCACTGCAGGAGGAGAGTCGCTACCTACGGGCCGTCTTAGCCAACGAGACCGGACTGGCTCGCTTGCTGAGCCGGCTGAGCGGCGTGGGACTGCGGCTGACCACCTCGCTCTTCAGAGACTCGCCCGCCGGTGACCATGACTACGCTCTGCCCGTGGGAAAGCAGCAGCAGGACCTGCTGGAAGAGGACGACTCAGCGGGAGGAGTATGTCTTCATGTGGACAAGGATAAGGTGTCGGTGGAGTTCTGCTCGGCGTGCGCCCGGAAGGCGTCGTCTTCTCTTAAAAT TTTCTTTTTTAGGTGA
- the CREBZF gene encoding CREB/ATF bZIP transcription factor isoform X2 — MRHSLTKLLAASGSDSPTRSESPAPAATCLLSPDLTRAAAAAAAAAAAAAAEEEETAAAGSPGRKQPRGDEGELEAGRGGRGGVAVRAPSPEEMEEEAIASVPGEETEDMDFLSGLELADLLDPRQPDWHLEPGLSSPGPLSSSGGGSDSGGLWRGDDDDEAAAAEMQRFSDLLQRLLNGIGGCSSGSDSGSGEKRRRKSPGGGGGGSGNDNNQAATKSPRKAAAAAARLNRLKKKEYVMGLESRVRGLAAENQELRAENRELGKRVQALQEESRYLRAVLANETGLARLLSRLSGVGLRLTTSLFRDSPAGDHDYALPVGKQQQDLLEEDDSAGGVCLHVDKDKVSVEFCSACARKASSSLKM, encoded by the coding sequence ATGAGGCATAGCCTGACGAAACTGCTGGCGGCCTCAGGCAGCGACTCCCCAACCCGCAGCGAGAGCCCGGCTCCAGCCGCGACCTGCTTGCTGTCCCCGGACCTGacccgggcggcggcggcggcggcggcggcggcggcagcggcggcggcagaagaggaagagacggCGGCGGCCGGATCTCCCGGCCGCAAACAGCCGCGCGGCGACGAGGGCGAGTTGGAGGCCGGGAGGGGGGGCCGCGGCGGCGTGGCCGTGCGCGCGCCCTCGCCcgaggagatggaggaggaggcgATCGCCAGCGTCCCCGGGGAGGAGACGGAGGACATGGACTTTCTGTCCGGGCTGGAACTGGCAGATCTGCTGGACCCCCGGCAACCGGACTGGCACCTGGAGCCCGGGCTCAGTTCGCCCGGGCCTCTCTCCTCGTCCGGCGGAGGCTCGGATAGCGGCGGCTTGTGGAGAGGGGACGACGACGACGAGGCCGCGGCTGCCGAGATGCAGCGCTTTTCTGACCTGCTGCAGAGGCTGTTAAACGGCATCGGAGGCTGCAGCAGCGGCAGTGACAGCGGCAGCGGCGAAAAGAGGCGGAGAAAGTCCccaggaggaggcggcggcggcagcggcaaCGACAACAACCAGGCGGCGACAAAGAGTCCCCGGAAGGCGGCAGCGGCTGCTGCCCGTCTTAATCGGCTGAAGAAGAAGGAGTACGTGATGGGGCTGGAAAGTCGAGTCCGGGGTCTGGCAGCCGAGAACCAGGAGCTGCGGGCCGAGAATCGGGAGCTGGGCAAGCGCGTGCAGGCACTGCAGGAGGAGAGTCGCTACCTACGGGCCGTCTTAGCCAACGAGACCGGACTGGCTCGCTTGCTGAGCCGGCTGAGCGGCGTGGGACTGCGGCTGACCACCTCGCTCTTCAGAGACTCGCCCGCCGGTGACCATGACTACGCTCTGCCCGTGGGAAAGCAGCAGCAGGACCTGCTGGAAGAGGACGACTCAGCGGGAGGAGTATGTCTTCATGTGGACAAGGATAAGGTGTCGGTGGAGTTCTGCTCGGCGTGCGCCCGGAAGGCGTCGTCTTCTCTTAAAATGTAG
- the CCDC89 gene encoding coiled-coil domain-containing protein 89, whose product MPQEEKPPRMDPPPTDEPLDKQTKKLEKQEEEMEFKELDGLREALANLRGLSEEEKSEKAMLCSRIQEQSQLICILKRRSDEALERCQILELLNTELEEKRVLEAEKLKAKSAHAQKLEERFMTLAANHELMIRFKDEHKSQNVKLKEENEKLRLENSSLFSQALKDQEAKVLQLTARSEALSKELETLKQRCAQEACQAQARERELLELRGQQACAHASETEQLRSQLRSLQQQHRQAVEQMAKAERAHGSLNQELQARLQTVIREKDELLQLAMERGRVLQHKQEEIRQLEEKLETADVARRHALERFQQEAVAVDSNLRVRELQRRVDGIQKAYDELRLQSEAFKKHSLDLLSKERELNAKLRHLFP is encoded by the coding sequence ATGCCTCAGGAAGAGAAGCCTCCCAGGATGGACCCTCCACCCACAGACGAGCCCTTAGACAAGCAAACCAAAAAACTGGAAAAGCAGGAAGAGGAGATGGAGTTTAAGGAACTGGATGGTCTGAGGGAGGCCTTGGCAAACCTCCGGGGACTGTCCGAGGAGGAGAAGAGCGAGAAGGCGATGCTTTGCTCCCGCATCCAGGAGCAGTCCCAGCTCATCTGCATCCTGAAGCGGAGGTCAGACGAGGCCCTGGAGCGCTGCCAGATCCTGGAGCTGCTCAACACAGAGCTGGAGGAAAAGAGGGTGCTGGAGGCCGAGAAGCTGAAGGCCAAGAGCGCGCACGCCCAGAAGCTGGAGGAACGCTTTATGACCCTGGCAGCCAACCACGAGTTGATGATCCGCTTCAAGGACGAACACAAGAGTCAGAACGTGAAGCTCAAGGAGGAGAATGAGAAGCTGAGGCTGGAGAACAGCAGCCTCTTCAGCCAGGCTCTGAAGGACCAGGAGGCCAAAGTGTTGCAGCTCACCGCCCGGAGCGAGGCCCTCTCCAAGGAGCTGGAGACCCTGAAGCAGAGGTGCGCTCAGGAGGCCTGCCAGGCGCAGGCCAGAGAGAGGGAGCTGCTGGAGCTGCGGGGCCAGCAGGCCTGCGCCCACGCCAGCGAGACGGAGCAGCTGCGCAGCCAGCTGCGGAGCCTCCAGCAGCAGCACCGGCAGGCGGTGGAGCAGATGGCCAAGGCTGAGCGGGCGCACGGCAGCCTGAACCAGGAGCTGCAGGCCAGGCTGCAGACGGTCATTCGTGAGAAGGACGAGCTGTTGCAGCTGGCCATGGAGAGGGGCCGGGTGCTtcaacacaagcaggaagagatCCGGCAGCTGGAGGAGAAGCTGGAGACAGCAGACGTGGCCAGGAGGCATGCCCTGGAGAGGTTCCAACAAGAGGCAGTGGCCGTGGACAGTAACTTGAGAGTACGGGAACTTCAGCGCAGGGTCGACGGGATCCAGAAGGCCTACGATGAACTCAGGCTGCAGTCTGAAGCCTTCAAAAAGCACAGCCTGGATCTTTTAAGCAAGGAGAGAGAACTCAACGCCAAACTCCGCCATCTCTTTCCATAG